A stretch of DNA from Strigops habroptila isolate Jane chromosome 1, bStrHab1.2.pri, whole genome shotgun sequence:
GCTTCATTAAATTGTAACAGCAAACATAATATCCATGTTCTAAATGCTGAGAGCTCCATTAATCCCATTTTGTGAATTTACCATTGCCTTCTGCTTCACATAACTTTAAAACTCCCAAGCCTCTGTCTTCCTGGAAAATTCAGTGGCATTGCAAGTGGACTAGGTTGATACTGGGTAATATCATCATCTGTGTGATAACGGACCACATCGCTCTGCTGCCTAGCTTTAGTTTCTTCCCAGAAATCAAGCTTTACttgcaacaagaaaaatattcctttccaTATTCATAATCAGAAGctttgaaatgcagagaaatggaCAGGTACCCTTCTCCTTTCCaatgcaaaatatgttttcctgcGTATTTTAACGGATGGTAGGTGCTAAGCCCCTGGGTAGGTGTACACGGCTTTCTGATTTACTTACTGCGAACATACCTCTAAATTGATCTAATAGGTGCCTTTTGatgccaaactatttttaaGACACTGTAGGATGAGCAATGTGACCAAAGGAACTCCAAGAGCAGGCGCTATAGGTACGGATGACACAGTATTACGCACCAAAAGACGACGCAATTATAAAACACTAAACCCGCACCCACCTCCCCTGTACCCCACACGCAGGCGATTAAATTCAAAGCCAGTTTTTACCCTTCAAGGCACGAAACCGGGATGAtacagggacacacacacaacccccagcaccaccacccgCCCCCGTCACGGCGGAGCCGAGCGCTGCCTCACCGCAACCCTCCGGCGGGAAGCAGACCGTCTCCTCCCGGCCGCCACAGCCCACGGACAAAGGCTGAGGGACAAGGGCGGCCGCCCGCGCCCGGCAACCGGCTGCTGCCGTTGTTGGGCCGTTCCCGGGGAGCTGAGGAGGGTCAGCGGCGGGGCCCGTCCTCACCTGCggcaggcggcggcggcggcggccgctgGGGCTCGCCCTGCTCCAGGGTGACGGCGCCGTCCCGCCAGACGCGAAGGTGGGCGGTCGCCCCCAGCCTGACGGCGGGGGTCTCGCCGCGGCGGGCGCGGGCCCGCAGCGAGCCGCAGCACTGGTAGCACACGGCCCACGCCTGCTCTTCGTTGATGGGCTGGTTGTAGAGCCTGAGGATCTCCTCCAGCGACAGCGCTTCGGGCTGCCCGCCGACCCCGCCGCTGTCCTCCTCTTCGTCGGCGGAGCGGGAGGCGCCGGGCTGGGGCTCCGCGCCGCGCTCGCCCGGCAGCGCCATGCCCTGCCTCCGCCGCGCTGCTCCTCGGCTCAGTGACCGGCCCAGCCGCGGaggctgctgctactgctgcttgcgctgcttgttctgctgctgctgctgccgcccgGTCCCGTCGTGCTCATCCTCCCCGCCCCGCTAGTGCCACCAGGCCGCCGGACAGCGCGGCCCGCGCAGCAGGCAcgcaggcaggcaggcaggcagcggcCGGCGGCAGGAGGAACGGCGCCCGAGCCgcccgctgctgccgccgccgcagGGGGAGACAGCTCATAGCAACGCAATGGCGTCCTCGCCCGCCCCCGCCGCCAACGGCCGGCGCCGCAGCGCCCCCTGCTGCCCTCAGGCTTTGGCGCAATGGCGGGTGGCCGCCCGGCTGCGTGGAGCTGTAGAAGGCGGGATTCACCTCAGGGGCTGCCACGGCAACCTCCGTGTCCGCGGGCAGGGCGTGAAGCGCCTTTCGAGCAGCTATGCTTCCACGGCTGCCTTGGACACGGATAACGACGGGGTGTTCTCATCTCACAACCCTCGGACTGCTGGTGTTGGtaacaacccccccccccccagaaacAAGCAACTCCTATCTGGACAGCAGGATGACACCCAGCAGCTGAACAATTACACCAACCTACATCTCCATCATGGATGCGTCGGGTTTCAGGGAAAAGCATTAGCAAGTCCCTGCTTTCACAGCAGGAGGGTGGCTTCGAATCCCTCCGTTGGTCAGCCTGCCTTCACACGGCAAACACCCCGTACCAGAAAACTCCAGCAAAGCTCCATCCTCTGGAGCAGAAACACCAAGGGTACAGGGAAAGGCTGGCAGCAGTTGAATGAGCACGGTTCAAAAAGGGAACTGTCTTCCAAACAGTTGGGAGGCGACACACCTGCCCCAGAACACACCTGGGCAGCAGCCGCTGTGCCAGCCTCTCCACATGCCCGCACCAACTGATTGAGCACTTCACACGGAGAAAACAGATTCCTGCTGTAACCTGAAACTCACACCAGAAAACATTTGGGTTTTGCCTTTAGTATTCTACCATTTTACTTAGCACAGGTAAAAGGAAATTCAAAGGAAATTCAAATTTCCCCTCAGCATCTGCTGTATATGAAAGATGAGGCAGTATATAAGTGACCAGACAACACTGGGCATGTCCCCGCACGCTGAAAGGACACGCAAGGCCCAGCTCTGACTGGGGAGCTCCTCTTTCCTATCTCGTTTTTACTTGTATTGAACATggatgcttttttcctcttacaatGATGTACACGCGTAACGCATACTGCTGCAAAGAAGATACAACTCGTACTTaaataaagctattaaaaatttAGTGATATTCACCACACAACATGATTCAGCCTTTCACATGATATTAGATATAATGAAATTGTACTGTCTGCAGCATTGATCGTGGCCCTGTAGGCTGTATAACAGGCAAAGGAATGGATTTTTtcagatacaaaaataaaggtaacacaaaaacagattttgaaagtaTGTGAAACCTGTTAGCAGCAGGTCCAGTAGGTATACAATGTACAATTAAAATTACAAGTTAAAACCCCAGGGCTGCAGTAGGCAGTATTTAatacttctggaaaaaagacaaaaatggtGTCACATCACCACACTGCCAATTAAATGTCCATGCAAAACGCCAACCTTCACTCATGCTGCATGTGTTGCAAGCTTCTTTAGGAttaagttggggtttttttgctccaGCACCAAGAGAGTCAGATCTTTCCTACAAGTAGAACAAAAGGAGGTAGACACAGACCAAAGGTATGGAATGGCTTCTATAGAAAAGATCAAATAGTTTTTTCAGCCTCAGAGAGGCTGGAGCCTGCATGGTATTGAGAAGTCCTGCAAGTCCAATTGCTTGCTGTTTCTCAAAGCATGAAGACTAAAAGACACTTGGCAAAATCACCATCCACATGTTgagacaaacaaaaccatagATGGATAGTTAAGTACGGATCTCAGTGTCAGAACTAGACAAAATCATGAatggtttttaagaaaaatggaCTGCCTACATCTTCTACCTCAGAAGCTTCCTAAGCTAACTTcaggaaaaaggcagcaggTTAAACCACTTTATGTAACCCAGCACAGGCTATCCATGTGTTTGGCTATCCACATCTTAACTTTagatattgaaaaaataaaaataaaaatccataaatTACTCAATTCATAGGATTAACAAGATTATCTATACTTTTCTGAGTGAACTTTTCTCAGAAGCTGAATGTAGAAGCTATTGCTAGGtccaagagaagcagaaataaactgTTTTCGAAAGGACGCGTACTTCAACTTCAGTATTTCTAGGTCTTGGTCACCCACAAAGTACACCCTGGATGCTACACAGAGAGTCTATTACCCCGGAGAGGTAAACCAGacttttttctaaatgaattcTCACACCAATTCAGAACTGCAGAAGAGAGGTTGGTATTTCATGCACACGTTTTAGTAATTTGACCCACATTCCtttaagtattaaaattaacttttattcAAGATAAGAATAAATTCTCTTTATAAATACAATCATTACTGTGTACACAATCGTCTTCAACACACACTGCAGTATCCAAAATCAGTGgcatttatataaaatacaagcctagtttttaattacataattTTATACATTATTTTGCAGCTCTAAAAAGGTATGAAtgatgttgggtttttttcaaaggacGGAGCGGTATTTACAAGCAAACATGATCCAAACAGCACATGCAGATTCAGGGTATGCAAACACTCGTACACGAACTGCAAGTCGCACTTGGTCTCCCCTACAACAGattatttcttcacaaaaaggAGACCTgtatgacaaaaagaaaaacacgAGTAACAGatattactattattaaaattttcaatTACATATGTGCAATTTTTTTCAACTGTGAGTAACGCTTAAATAACAATGAGTGTCATGAGCCTGTCACTACAAATAATAATACTGTTCTACAGTGCAGGGCCTGCTGCCTTGGAGGAAAACAAGGCCATTGCTGATCGTTTTTAACTAATGCAGAGAAATTAACTCAACTCCTCGATGTTTAATTTAACCCATGACAAGTCTATCACCACTGAACTTAATGTAACATAAAAGCTCTGTACCCCATGACCCATTTCCATATACAATTCTTCCCCCAGTTCTAATTTAAGGAAAGCAATTTTCCttaaatttcattatttaaaaaaaaaaaaaaaaaagtaaaaaaaaaaagttgcaatTCATAAGTAAGtattattacttttaatatatacatatatgtatctCTTTATATTTAAACTTACCGAAGACACGTGGCAAATGCTCTCCTGGCATTTCTGTATATAAAATGGATAGGAAACCCTTTAAATGTGTGACCATCAGGTACTGCTCTTCTTACAGCGTCCTGAAACTCTTCATTTCCTGTAGAAATACTTGTTGCACGTTCGAGCTCATAGGCTGCTAATGCCGGTGACAACAGGTAGGATAGATGGTCATCCCAAACAGTAGAAAGGCCAAGATCCTATGAGGCAAGTCACAGAATGATGACGAGTGTGCCGAATGAACATTAGGCTATGACTAAGCTTGTATATTGTGTAGATTCAAATAAATCCATGACAAATCTTTAATTTGTAGTTAATGGAAGAGAAGTAGTATGATTTGTATATTGACTCACACACCAGCTGGAAGAATCAAGCACCACCAACAAAATATCAAACATTGAGCAAGAAATTAAGTTAGAGTACTAGACTAAAACAAGACCAGCAGAGTTGAATCTAGATGTTTTAGCTACAATATCTCTGCATGAAATGTAAGAAGGTAGTGCATAAATGCATAGCAAAAAAATATGGGAAAGATCAACTAAGATTCACCTCACATTTTTCATAATGTTTCTCAGGGAAACCTGCTTCTAAAAAACCAGTGCACAATAGCTCCCCAAAACACATACAGAGATACATGTACCTTCCTCCTAACATCCCACAAAtgcaaagagggagaaaaatctaCCACGTTGTGTGTTCAACATCACATGAGACTCATACTCTGAGAATGCCACCCCAAAGGCTGAGCATTGTGTGGggagataaaaattaaaacaaccaaaaaaaccaaacattaaaACCAGACATAAGTTAACCGGGATATAAAATATCATCTCCTTCATTTCCAGCACAGGAAGAATAATTTCTGGCACATTACATGTAAAAATCCTGATAAAGGACAAAACTAATTGCTACAAATACCTTCAGATTTTGCAAAGCAGTCAGAGTAAGAACATGGAAGCTGAAAGCCTGCTTTTATCTAGGAACCAAAACCATTTGTGGTGGATAGGCAAAACCCACTACCAACCAGGTTTGGTCTTCCTAGCTCTTTTACAGACCATGCACAGGTAGTTTGTAGGTGCCAGTAAGCTGAAGATCAGAGACACAGGAGAGGCAAGGGCAGCGTGGGGAGAAGAGCCCATAGAGAAGGCTACCAATCACCACTGCAAATAATAAGTATGATGTCCAAACTAGCTCAGTACAGTTTTTCCaaacaatttttcaaatatttcacttttcacATACCGCATTTCTGAAAAAGCTGATGGAAACCACGCTGCAAAGATACGAGTATGTTGAAGTAACAAATGGCTACCCAAAACAAGTAAAAACTGTAAACCCATGCACCTTTATTATCACAACAGATCAATGAGAATCTTCAAGCAGTGTTACCTTTCTGTGTTCAGAGACCAGTATTCTCAGCTGCAACTCTATCTCATTGCTTGCTACCGCAGCATCTATTGTGGAATCAcacagaggagggaaagggggaacTGAAGATGTTGATCCAGGTGGACATACAGATTTTATTGCTTCTCCACTCATGGGTTTCCATTTAGATTCATCACGCAGGTCAAACACACAGACCTCCACAGCGTCAGAGGGCTGACAATTTCCAAAGAACTTTTGATGGTTGAAGACACAACCTATTGTGCGATAAGGATACAGTGGCTTGGGTTGTTCAACTAGTGGAGGGTCATCAGGCTTGATAGGTCTGTGGATGTACCTGATCAAAAACATTCAATTTCTTATTAATACACCTTATTTCATGgcaaagtaaaaatgtttagATGGGTCAGATATAAGccatttctcctttcaaaaaTATAGGCCAAGTTTGttaagtttgggggtttttttcctccccgaatgcatttatttacagaaaaataattatacacATTTTGGAGGCATAGCATACAATAAACTAatacatcactttttttttcttcgaATCTAGACAAATAAGCTGATTAATCAAACTCAACAGCAATTAACTTTTGCAACGATAAGAACATACCCATACAGTTTCCCCACTATTCATCACATTTGGAGAAATACATCTTCCAATCCTAATCACAGGATACACAAACAGTGTCAAAACAGAATTGCTCATTTTTAACACTGGATATAACAGGTTCCAGAAGCTCTGGAATATGGAAGAGCTATGTGTGCCCTTCTAAAATGATTCAAGTGAGAAAGAATCTCAGAGACTTGCAAAGatttctgcaggagaaaaaagtaaCGTAACACTGATTTCACAGATGAAGTTAAAAAATATGGGCTCCTAAACGATAATGTCAGGTTTCATCTCCTTCTTTACAAACGGCAGCAGTGATAGCTTCAATGGCAATCAGCTACCATAAGACAGTTGCTATACAGTATTAAAGCCACTGAGAACTGTATTACAAACTATGGAAATATTTCACCTCACACGGAACCAgttattttccaaacaaaagcagtatACAGAAAAAAGATTCAAAGACAAAACTTACCTGGATTACATGCCAGGGTgtaaagataaaaaacaaaaaagcaacaacaaataTCCCATGCAAACTTCAATATATTGTTCGCTTCAATAATACATTATTCACTTTTCTTATATTCCTTTTACTCACCTATGTCCGGTTAAGCTCTCCCAAAAAGTAACTGTTCCATCAGTTCCAAGAGTCATTACCCAAGTGTGGGgaactccttttccttttgttccaaCACACACAAAGgcttccaaaccaaacccaagaaGAAGGCTGCACAGAAGGTTAGCATGATCTTCGCAGTCACCCTAGACAGTAAACATTAGGAAGTTGGTTTGAGTATCAGGTGTGGATaaaatcttaaagaaaaaaaaacagtatttctctAACCATCATTTGACACATCATGTTTCTCTCTTGTTTACCTAGAGCATGTATCAGAAATCGGGCTTTTAAGGTTTCAGTTTTCTGGAATAGaataaatcaattaaaaatgtatgttcaAATGATAGAgtatattttttattcaaatatcattaaaactggaaaacattccTTATTATTATAAAGATACCTTCAAGTATTGCAAAACCAGAATCTATTGACCCATGAAGACAAAACCCACATTCTAATTAAACATAAAAGCGTATGTAATAAGGCAAACACCTGATGTAGTACTAGAAATTACATGGTATTTTCAGAGTTAGGAAATTTGGTGACTTAGTAAAATGTAATTCTACTGTTATTTCACTGCCTTGAATGTGTTGCCAAAGTTGAGAAATTAAACAAAGATAAAACAACCTCCCTCATAGACCTAACTATAAAGCAGCTGAAAGTCACGTGtaaagctgcttttcccctcAGTCAGAAAACCcatttctttcataaatacattaataCCATACCCTAattcacagaaaacaatttctgaATATGCTGTCTAAGATTCTTTGTCTCAAGTCCTTTACAAACGTTAGCTGTAAAGTAAGAACAAAACCTCCTCATTCAACAAAGCCTTCATAATACAAGGCACAGCATGCAGAAGTGGAAGCATAAGGCTCTTTGATACTGTTCAAAACATTGCAAATGTAAAATTCAGTGGTTTTGGATGTATCTGTTCATTACACAGATAACACAATCTTCCCCTATAGTAATTTACAAGGGAAATATGCAGGAAAGTAGGTTTAACCAAGTTTCTAGTGAACTTGTGTTCATTTAATAATGCTATACCACtttccacaagaaaaataataatgatcCAGCTGGTGTTTCAGTGGCTAAATTCAGCTATTTTCCATCCAGCTTTCCACTTCTGCCTTGAAGGAAATCTTTTCTCTGTGCCTCCAAACACAATGGTCCTCAAACTCAGAAGTCACTATCATCATCTCCATCTGAAAGCCAGCAGGTAGCAAGTGATGCCTTTACATGGTACCTATGCATGATACGATATTCAGAGACAACAGCTAATGCCTGTTCTATGTGGCCTTTGAGACAGATTTAAAACCTGGGATACAGCTCCTGTTGCCAAGAAGACGATATCTTTTCAATACAAACGCATCAGTGGTGTTACTTTTGAACACAGAAGTATCTCAGCGGCAATGAAAAGCATCAACCACTTCAAAGAGGTATTAAAAGGGATTGCTATTACTTTTAGCCATACAACAGAAAAGCTATAATCCAGACCGTTacaatttgtttcatttattataATCATATGATACAAATGTCAAATCACCAAGAACTAGGTTGAAACCGTTAGTAAAAATCCCTATCTTGCAAAAATGGAATGTAAAGATTGTCAGTATATTTTAGcccatctgaaaaaaaaacccagcaaaagaaactttaagactttttcagcttttcctggATTAGCCCAGAATTTAAACCAGTGTCATGCACACTAGCAGGGATTCACTGTGTAATTACATGAGatctcagaaaagcaaatgaacatAAACAAGCTCATTGTCAAACAGATGTATTGACGAATGGACCCCAACAATAGCAGTAAAGAAAGTCTGTCCCAAAGCCTTGTTGTCTATTTAACatctgtttctctttaaaaatatcttacaCAAGTTATTGTAACAGAATTCTCCAAATTTGATTTAATCCATGTATTTGCAGCCTGTTTTAAATCACCAGCTTCAGTTAGAATATGATACCAACTATCGTGTCACACAAGGACTATTTTTACATACCTTGTTTCTACATAAAAAAGCAAGAAGGGTGCACCACTGTTCTTGTTTGCCACCACCTCCTCCGATGACAGGAGCTCTTTCATAACCCAGGACACTGACAAATCGCGCTGCTTGTCTAGGTGTGTCTAGTAAGCGGCCTGCTCGAAGTGGTCTGATGTATGAACATACCGGATGGTTTACTCCATTTTCATCCTGAACATATGAAATATGGTTATTTATCATCTGTGCAAATATCACAAAAGATTCATCTTAACTTAGACTGCCTTCTTTGCAATGGGATATATTCTCCCTGAAATAATATCACTCAAAAAATATTAAGacacaaaaatacttctgaattaaGACACAAGATCATTAAGGCAACTCATTTAGAGACATTACAGTTAGATCTTTCTGGTGGCTCTGCCGCTTGTAAGGACATTCTGGACTCAATGTTCAAACAcctggagcagcacagagctacaattcattttcataaatgGATGAGGAACTGTTTATGCTCCACCCACTATCAATTTCCACATTATCAtcaagcaaaaaacaaaactgtaacaaatcacacacacaccccccaaacccacaacaaacccaaaaaatacccccccaaaaaacattaaacactCAGCAGCTGATTTGAGTTTAAAAGATGTCTATTTGCTTCTGAATTTGAATGCTCTACCCCTTGTCACAATATcaaaaaacagtaaaatctaTTCACAACAAAGTAACTAGATTTATATAAATTAAGATAGTAATACTAAGAATTTCTAATTTcttgggaaaatgaaagaataagaTGACTGGGAAAAGGTCTATTTCATTACATGCTGCAGGGAAGTACTCTGATTATCAACTATTAAAACTCTCTCAAGAAGTACAGAATTCTTCCTTACTTGGCTAAATTGGTACTTTTATatgtatacattttaaaaaagggatcaaagcattttaaatctCTGCAGCTTCATGAAATGATGGTCTACTGTAGATTTCTGGGTGCAGAAAGTAGAATACCATTAATTCACACACTGCTTTATTCTCAAAATAGGAAAAGTCCCATTTTTACCTCATGTCCCCAGCCAAACTCCCAGTTCTAGAATTCCCTATCTAATTATGTATTTGTTTCTCTATATACTCTGCTCTGAAACCCTCTGTTGCTCATTCTGCCCCCAAATGGAGTAGGTTCCAGATGGACAAaaggctgggaggggacacagccaggacagctgacctgaactgcccaaagggatattccatgccaTACTGTGTCACGTTCAGTGATAAAACTAGTTGGAGGTGGGGAGCAGACTTCTAAACTCGCCCCTGCTTGGAAACTAGCTGGGCATCATCCTGCTGGTGGCAGGTGGCAAGTGACTGTCTTTGCATCCCTCTCTTCCCACttgtccttcctttctttccttcacttattaaactatctttatctcaacccataactttttccttgcttttgctctttccttgcttttgccCGCTGGACTGGAGTGAGTGACTGACTGGGTGAGGGCCAAGCTGCTGGCTGGGATTCGGAAGTTCACATCAGTACTGAACACTCACAGTATAGCCAGAATGGAAGTTGCTGCTTCACTGAAGAGTATGCACAGATCACTTCAGGATGTTACTTTGAGAAAATAAGCTACTATGCATTATCTGTGCTAGGGAAACTGCTACTAACAAGTTAAATTCATAGCATGAAAAATGCAAGGATCATACCATTCCTTTTACTGAGGGACAGTTACCATGGAGCAATTGACACAGTACTTTATTACCCCACAATAATTATGTCTATCGTTATGCGACCTTAACCAGAAGATTGTTTTACAGATCACACAGAGCTCAAATATTGCGTGGATATGTTCTTGTAGATCTAGtaagtggatttttttgtgttttatctggtataaaatttctgaaatagtttGCATAGATAGCTTAAGTCTTGGCCATTTGTGAGTCTTCAAGGAAAAGACTAAACAGGCTTTATCACCTCGTACACCAGAGGTGGCTGGAGCAACCCTTCTGTGGGCATTACGCTGTTAAGCTTCAATACACAAACAGAAGttacaaatttcttttttttgcatgatACACCACACATTGCCCCGATCTGAATGTAACCACGTCATAGATCTATAGAGATTCTATAGACATATAAACAtcacaataaataaaaaaagaaggaaaaaatcccaaacttaAAGATTTCATCTATTTGTACAATTTACAAACCTGCGCAAAAATCTTTACTAGCCTTGTGTTGTGTGTAGGCCTAATCTGTAGGTATTCTCTCCACCATTGTTTAGCGTAGACAAGAAATAACCgttctttttctgctgtcttctgtcGTTCCAAAGCAAACTGCAAGTCAGAAAAACATAACCAATCACATATATATGAATTCCAAAGAGGAAGAAACCAAACccgaaaaaaaacccaaacaacataATCAATAAGTACATTAACACCAAATCCTAGCATATGTAAAATAAAGCTTAATATTTAAAGTGTGCCACACAAATATTGAAGAATAgtatctttaaattaaaatctaatgAACTGAAACCTCAAGCTACATTTCTTGTTTGTAGGCTCATGTATTGAGCTTGCGTGAAGCAGTGTTCATCTGACGTGGTGCATTTCTGTACAGAAAGTTTGCTCAGCTTTTGATGTGCAGAAGAGTATCTGCACGCACCTTCGGGCCAACATTTACTGACCTTCCAGGCAGAATAGCTGGCTTGAACTTATTGTTCCAAATGGGAGAGCAAGAAAACATATAGTACTTGAGGAAAATCAGGTATATTGCACCTtacctatttttcttcttaaagttCTGATACAAGTAATTAGAAAAACTATTAAAGTAATAATTCAAATAATGTTCAGTcaaaaaaaatgttatatttaagtttaaacttaaatttaagtttaaacttaaaaagtggaaaaaaaaaaagcatcaaacaTTCAAAAACTCACAGCCCTCAACATCTACAAGTAATTCTATACTAATTCTATACTGAGCTTCTCCCCCCCCAGTAAAAAAGTAAGTAAGCCCTCCCAGAAATTACTTACTTGAGTATTAATTACTTCTGGAGACAGCGTCTTATCAAGTTGTGGATACATTTCCAGTCGAATGTTTAAAACACCAGCAGAAACCTTTGATTCTGTACCTTTGaaccaaaataaattttgaTCAATTCTCTCGAAATCATTTACTTAAGACATTTCAACCAGGCAGgagcaaataattaaaataaatacgTTAGCCATATAATcatcaaaaaataaacaaacttctttaaatacatgcaaaataagcatctttatttaaatttcaaactCAAATGAGGCTGTAAGAAAGCCCAATATGGCCAAAAAAGCAGACATGTAGATGTGAGATAATTATCCAAGGCccttgtcctggttttggctgggataattttcttcctagtagctttcctaaaaaagttaaatatagTAACAAtgtaatattattattataataatattaataatgataataatataatgaaacagaaagatgaaggAATAAACCCCACCcctgaggaaaaccaaacaaccaaacatgAAGTGATACACAGTACTATACCCACTGAATGATACTTAGCCCGTTGCCAAATAGTCACTGGCCCCTCCCAGccaactctccccagtttatatactgggcttggtgttctatggtatggaataccccttttCTAAGGATGCATTAGAGTAATTTATGAGTTGAACTAAAATTAAACTACATCATAAATACTGCTTTAAGCTTACAAGCAAGCTCAGTACCCAGTATTTTAAAGTCATCATTACAGCCTTATTATTCATCCTTACCTACACCCAGGAGTTCAACAGCAACATTTGTTATGCCATTCTCTGCAGCCAAGACAGATCGCCACTCCAAGAAATAGGATGCTACTAGTGTTGTCTCACCAAATGTGTCTGTTTTGATCAGCACCATATGCACTGGATCACATATAGATAACATAGTGGTTGCATCCACCATTTTACTTCCATCACCTGCCATTATTAAACCAAGATAAGATAGCAAAAATATTATCATCCTAAAtcctcaaaattaaaaaagtatgCATTTACATTCATTGTATACatcacattttaagaaaaatctcatgTCCAGAAGTGTAAGCAATAATCccatcttaaaaacaaactcaGTTTAGGACCAAGCTACAGAGAAGTTACAGTTAATTTACAGAAGAGATAAAAAGATTCCTATAGCTGAATACTCCAATGTAACTGGTTCAACTGCACAAAAATTAGAACGGAATTagcatttaggaaaataaagaatatt
This window harbors:
- the CEP76 gene encoding centrosomal protein of 76 kDa isoform X1, which encodes MSLPPEKASELKQIIHQQLVKMDVHGRIREVLAETIREELAPEHQQLSTEDLIKALRQRGIIDDVMKELKFVTDVNEKERTSAPKPSTRFVDREPPVLKKTNIDPTRRYLYLQVLGGKAFLEHLQEPEPLPGQICSTFTLCLHFRNQRFRSKPVACACEPDFHDGFLLEVHKDSLGDGSKMVDATTMLSICDPVHMVLIKTDTFGETTLVASYFLEWRSVLAAENGITNVAVELLGVGTESKVSAGVLNIRLEMYPQLDKTLSPEVINTQFALERQKTAEKERLFLVYAKQWWREYLQIRPTHNTRLVKIFAQDENGVNHPVCSYIRPLRAGRLLDTPRQAARFVSVLGYERAPVIGGGGGKQEQWCTLLAFLCRNKGDCEDHANLLCSLLLGFGLEAFVCVGTKGKGVPHTWVMTLGTDGTVTFWESLTGHRYIHRPIKPDDPPLVEQPKPLYPYRTIGCVFNHQKFFGNCQPSDAVEVCVFDLRDESKWKPMSGEAIKSVCPPGSTSSVPPFPPLCDSTIDAAVASNEIELQLRILVSEHRKDLGLSTVWDDHLSYLLSPALAAYELERATSISTGNEEFQDAVRRAVPDGHTFKGFPIHFIYRNARRAFATCLRSPFCEEIICCRGDQVRLAVRVRVFAYPESACAVWIMFACKYRSVL
- the CEP76 gene encoding centrosomal protein of 76 kDa isoform X2, with protein sequence MDVHGRIREVLAETIREELAPEHQQLSTEDLIKALRQRGIIDDVMKELKFVTDVNEKERTSAPKPSTRFVDREPPVLKKTNIDPTRRYLYLQVLGGKAFLEHLQEPEPLPGQICSTFTLCLHFRNQRFRSKPVACACEPDFHDGFLLEVHKDSLGDGSKMVDATTMLSICDPVHMVLIKTDTFGETTLVASYFLEWRSVLAAENGITNVAVELLGVGTESKVSAGVLNIRLEMYPQLDKTLSPEVINTQFALERQKTAEKERLFLVYAKQWWREYLQIRPTHNTRLVKIFAQDENGVNHPVCSYIRPLRAGRLLDTPRQAARFVSVLGYERAPVIGGGGGKQEQWCTLLAFLCRNKGDCEDHANLLCSLLLGFGLEAFVCVGTKGKGVPHTWVMTLGTDGTVTFWESLTGHRYIHRPIKPDDPPLVEQPKPLYPYRTIGCVFNHQKFFGNCQPSDAVEVCVFDLRDESKWKPMSGEAIKSVCPPGSTSSVPPFPPLCDSTIDAAVASNEIELQLRILVSEHRKDLGLSTVWDDHLSYLLSPALAAYELERATSISTGNEEFQDAVRRAVPDGHTFKGFPIHFIYRNARRAFATCLRSPFCEEIICCRGDQVRLAVRVRVFAYPESACAVWIMFACKYRSVL